The following nucleotide sequence is from Pirellulales bacterium.
CATCGATCATGTCACTCTCGACGAGGCCCGCGAGCGCATCGCCAAAGCGGGCTTGCCGCCGCCGTCGGTCATCGTGAATTCCGGCAACGGCGTGCATTTGTACTGGCTGCTGGACTCGCCGTATTTGATCGACGACGCCGGCGACCCGCCACCTGTGGAAACCGAGTGGACGAAGACGCCGGACGGCCGCAAGAAGCCGCGGAAGTACATCGTCGAAAACGGCGAAAAGGTCTACTTGGATCAGCGGCGGCACGTGTCGCGGCTCAGCCCGAAGGCGGAACACCTGCAAGACGTGCTGGCCGGCATCGCCAAAGCGATTGGCGGCGACCACACGACCGATCCGTCGCGGTTGCTGCGTTTGCCGGGCACTCTCAACCGGAAGGATGAACGGAACGGCCGCAAGCCGGTGCCGACCGAACTGGTCGAATGCGATCCGGAGCGTAAATATCCGCTCGCGACCTTCGAGCCGCTGAAGTCCGCGTCGCTGGAAACCGAGCGGGCGAAGAAAATCGCGGCCATGCCTTTGCCAAAGGCGCGGAAGATCTCGGTGTCCAAAGCCGATAAGTTGGCGGAGCTCATTGCCGCGAGCGGCGTCGCGCCGGCAGGCAGCCGGTCCGAAGCTGATTTCTCGCTCTGTTGCTTCGCAATCCGCAACGGCATCGCCAAGGAAGAAGTATGGGCCCAGGTTCAGCAAGTCGGCAAATTTGCCGAAGGCGGTCAGCGCTACTTCGACCGCACTTGGGAGGCCTCCGAATACGACGCTCGTGCGGCTACGTTCGACAAGCTGCAGAAATGCGCCGCACCGAAGACCCCCAAAGGGCCGACGGTCGTCGAGGATGCTGCTGCGAACGGTGATGGCGATGTGCCTTCCGATACGGATGAGGACGAAGACGGGCGTCCTACGATCACCGTCGATCCGGCAACCATGCCGGTCGCCGATACGCTTCACCAAGTGACCGACAAATTGCTTGCGGCCGGCAACTGCTTCAATCGCGCCGACCAACTCGTCGTGATCTACGACCAGCAGATCGTCGCGGTCCTCTCGTCGCCGGAATTGGCCGGGCTGCTCAACCAGCACGTCGAGTTTTTCTTCGTCGACGAAGAGGCCGGGCAATACAAGCCATTCCCGCCGTCGTATGCCAACACCTGGTTGAATCATCACGTCGAGCGAGGTCGTTTTCAGGTGATCAAGCTGTTCACGCACAACCCGGTCTACACTGATGACTGGAGGCTTGTTGTGCCGGGCTTTGATGCCCAGTCCGGCATCTACTACGCGGGGCCGGCGGTCGAGGCCCGCAGCGACACCGAGCATGTGGATTTATTGCTCCGCGACTTCTGTTTCAAGAAGCCAGCCGATCGGACGAATTACCTCGGCATGCTGCTGACGGCGCTGCTCGTGCCGCGATTCATCGGCTCGAAACCCGCGGCTCTCTTCAACGGCAACCAGCCGGAACTCGGCAAGTCGATTCTGGCCCAGATCATCGCGATCCTCCGCGACGGCCAAGTCGCCGAAACAGCCAGCTACAATCCCAACGACGAGGAATTCGAGAAGCGGCTCGGCGCAATTGTCCGGCGCGGCGATACGACCATCATCGTGGACAACGCCAAAAGCCGAGGGCGAAATCCTCGCATCGAATCGGCGTGCCTGGAGCGTTCGATCACCGACCCGATCCTGTCGTTTCGGCTGCTAGGTCAGTCGGCATCAATCCGCGCCGAAAACTCGCACATATTCTGCATTACGGCCAATACGCCCGACGTCAGTCGCGATCTCGTCACACGCAGCGTCGTGATCAACCTTTACTACGAAGGCGATCCTGAGCGGCGCGAATTCTCCATCGCCGATCCCGAGGGCTACGCACGTGAACATCGGCTCGAACTACTAGGCGAACTCATCGGCATGGTGGAACGGTGGAAAGCCGCCGGAATGCCGATGGCCAAAGTAAATTCGCGGTTCAACAAGCGTTCCTGGGGCAATATCGTCGGCGGCATCCTTGCTGCCAGCGGCGAGCCCGACTTTCTGGCTAACGCCGAAGAGGCGGCAACGCTGCTCGATGAAACTCGCCGCGACTTCACCGAGTTGGTCGGCGCGCTCGTGGAGCATCCGCAGGGCAATTGGACCGCGGCCGAAATGGTCAATCTCTGCGGCAAGCAGGGTCTGCTGAAGGACGACCTCGGCGATGGCTCCGCGCGCTCATTGGCGACCAAGATGGGCACGATTGCCGGACGATTTGTCGGCGAGACATTCGCGCTCATCGATGGCCGCAGCGCGGTGTTCAGCCGAACCCCTGAGCGCAAGGGAAGCATCTACCGCGTCGCCGTGCCCGAAAGTGCCGAACCTTAGGCGTTTGCCGAACCTATGCCGAACCTCACAAAAATGGCAGGTTCGGCACGTCAAGCCATTGGGAGAAAAGAAGATGCGACGACACGCCGAACCTTGCCGAACCTTTTCAGTAAACACACACATGTACGCGCGCGCACGCGGGCGCGCACGCGCGGGTTTTGGTCGCAGGGAAACAGGTTCGGCAGGTACGGCAGGTTCGGCACGTCCGGCGTGCAACACCGCCCAACGTCGTCGCCCACGTGGCCGCGAGGCGCGTTCGTCCGCAACCCGCGACGAATCGTCCGACGGCCAACCGGCCGCGACGTGGGCCAACGTGGCGCGTATGCCAACGTGGCAGGGAGGGGCCGGGGGGGAGTTAGGTTCTCCCACGCGACCACGTCGGCGGGCGGCCAGCGGGAACAGGCCCCATATTAAGCACAGTTTGTTTCGCTTGTCCGAATTCTTTTGATGGAGCGCGAGTCGAATGAAAATCGAGCTTTGGAAGCTGTCCGATGTCAAACCGTACCCGAACAATCCACGTCTCAACGATGACGCCGTGGACGCGGTCGTCGCGTCGATCCGCGAGTTCGGTTTTCGCCAGCCGATCGTCGTCGATTCCGATGGCGTGATCATCGTTGGCCACACGCGCTGGAAGGCGGCGCAGAAGCTGGGCGTGGAAAAGGTGCCCGTTCACGTAGCCAAAGACCTGACGCCGGAGCAGATCAAGGCCTACCGCATCGCCGACAACAAGACGAACGAGTTGGCCGAATGGAATCTCGATCTGCTGCCGATCGAATTGGCCGACCTTCAAGCGGCGAACTACGACCTCGGTCTGCTCGGGTTCGACCAGGACGAATTGGCCAAGCTGCTCAACGGCGATTTGAACGAGGGCCTATGCGACCCCGACGACGTGCCGGCCCCGCCCGACGAGGCGACCACGCAGCCGGGCGACCTCTGGATTCTCGGTGACCACCGCTTGCTTTGCGGCGACAGCAGCAAGCCCGAGGATGTGGACCGGTTGCTTGACGGCGCGGTGATTCATCTGGTGAACACGGACCCGCCGTACAACGTGAAGGTCGAGCCCCGCTCGAACAACGCCATCGCCGCGGGCCTTAGTTCATTTGCCGGACCAAAGCATCACCAGTCGCTCGATCTGGCCCGCCACCCCGAGAAGTCGAAGCCAACACAGAAAAAGCTTCGCGCCAAGGACCGGCCGCTGGCAAACGACTTCGTCACCGACGAGGTGTTCGATCAATTGTTGGCATCGTGGTTTGGGAACATGGCCCGCGTACTCTCGCCGGGACGCGGGTTCTACATCTGGGGCGGCTACGCTAACTGCGGCAACTATCCCCCGGTGCTGAAGGCGATGGGCCTCTACTTCTCGCAGGCGATTATCTGGGTGAAAGAACACCCGGTGCTGACGCGGAAAGACTTCATGGGCAACCACGAGTGGTGCTTCTACGGCTGGCGCGAGGGGGCGGCGCACGTGTACCTCGGGCCGAACAACGCCGTCGACGTCTGGTCGATCAAGAAGGTCAACCCGCAGTCGATGATTCACTTGACCGAGAAGCCCGTCGAGTTGGCCATTCGTGCGATGAAGTATTCGTCGCGGCCCGGCGAGAACGTGCTGGATTTGTTCGGCGGGAGCGGCTCGACGCTCATCGCCGCCGAACAGACCGGCCGCAAGGCGTTCTTGATGGAACTCGACGCGCTGTACGCCGACGTGATCGTTCAGCGCTGGGAGAAGTTCGCGGGGCGGAAGGCGGAACGCGTCGCGGCCCAGGAGGTCGCGACGTGAACGCCCTGTTTGGCCCGTGTCGCGACCGTTCGAGCCGGTCGCCCAGCGCGTCTACCAACGAGAAAACGCCCCAACGTGGCGAACGTGGGGCGTTGGGTCGGAACCCGTCGCGGGTATCACCCGTTGGCGGCGAACTTGCCGCGCTCGGTCTTGGCGAACCGGGCCTCCTTCCCCTTCTCGTTGATCTCCCGCAGAATGGTGCTGTACAGCGTTGCGTGCGGCGTCTTGCCGCCGGGGCTGGTCCAGAGGCCGTTCGCCGCCATCGCCTCGATCAACTGCTTGCAGCCCATCGGCTCCTTCGACGCCGCGAGAAGTTGCGCGGCGGCGTCGATGGCGCTGAGCTTCTTCGTCTTGGCCTCGCTGTTGGCCTTCGCCTTCTTGGCGGCGGGCTTG
It contains:
- a CDS encoding HTH domain-containing protein, with amino-acid sequence MSKAKTTKKAATPKATKTAKAAPAKKEATTKPAAKKAKANSEAKTKKLSAIDAAAQLLAASKEPMGCKQLIEAMAANGLWTSPGGKTPHATLYSTILREINEKGKEARFAKTERGKFAANG
- a CDS encoding DNA modification methylase; the protein is MKIELWKLSDVKPYPNNPRLNDDAVDAVVASIREFGFRQPIVVDSDGVIIVGHTRWKAAQKLGVEKVPVHVAKDLTPEQIKAYRIADNKTNELAEWNLDLLPIELADLQAANYDLGLLGFDQDELAKLLNGDLNEGLCDPDDVPAPPDEATTQPGDLWILGDHRLLCGDSSKPEDVDRLLDGAVIHLVNTDPPYNVKVEPRSNNAIAAGLSSFAGPKHHQSLDLARHPEKSKPTQKKLRAKDRPLANDFVTDEVFDQLLASWFGNMARVLSPGRGFYIWGGYANCGNYPPVLKAMGLYFSQAIIWVKEHPVLTRKDFMGNHEWCFYGWREGAAHVYLGPNNAVDVWSIKKVNPQSMIHLTEKPVELAIRAMKYSSRPGENVLDLFGGSGSTLIAAEQTGRKAFLMELDALYADVIVQRWEKFAGRKAERVAAQEVAT